One Argentina anserina chromosome 6, drPotAnse1.1, whole genome shotgun sequence genomic window, TAATAAATACTATACTAAGCTAATTTTGAAAGCACTACGCACTTAAAGTATGAAGCTTTATTCCTTTAGATcatcaaaagaaaattggATACAGATTTGGTTGCAATTCATAATTGTTTCTAAGAGCATATGGTTGGTTATAATGCTTGAGCTCTGTTTGCTTAGAACAAGAGTGATACGTACAGACCTTTAACCTTCAAGAACTAGAATAAATATCACCTGTTAAAAGCAGTGGTAAAACCACAGAAATCGTTAAGCCTTGAAGATACAAAACGAGTTGATCCCTATGGTCAGCTCTAGTAGTGGAAGTCTCAGGAGGAGCTTTAGACTATACATTAATTTCTGTGCACATCCTAAAGCAATAAGATTTGGGTTACAACAATTTTAACTAACACGTGCAGTTCTTTCAGTTGTTAGCAGCATTTATCATCTCCTTTGTTGCTATTATGGCTGTTCTTGGATCTCATGGTGAATTACCAATCGGTTTCAGTACCCCGGGGCTGGTAAGCTCTTGTGAAGTTCATACTTTTGACATAAAGCATGTCCTATCAAGAAAGAGGGGTGAAattaaaacaataaataaGACCGACAGGGCAAACCTGAAGTCTTATAATCATTTTCCCCCTGTATCGAAATTAAAATGAGAACTAATGGATatgcattttcttttgtagGTCGGTTTGGCTCTATCTTATGCAGCTCCAGTTGTTAATTTACTGGGAAGCTTTTTGACAAGTTTCACTGAAACAGAGAAAGAAATGGTTTCCATCGAAAGAGCTCTTGAGGTAAAAAGATGAACCTTTGCCTCATATATGTTCTTATTAATTACTTATGTGTTATGACATATAGTTAACTTAACAGTATATGGAGGTTCCTCAAGAAGAAGTTCATGGACTTCAACCTTTAAACTGCAATTGGCCATTTCAAGGACGGATTGAATTCCAAAATGTTACTTTGAGATACAAGCCATCTTTTCCCGCTGCACTTTGTGATATTAGTTTTACTATTGACGGAGGAATGCATGTAAGAGCAGACAGTTAGCCTAATATTGTTAATCATGTCAAAATATTTCAATGAATGATATGTGCTTGGCTGTCAAAGTCCATTTGGCGGTCTATTAATTTTCACTTGATTATTAATCAGGTTGGTATTGTTGGAAGGACGGGAGCTGGAAAATCTAGTGTTCTGAATGCCCTTTTCCGCCTTACACCAATATGCACAGGATGTATTCTTGTGGATGATATAAACATAGCTAATGCTCCTATTAGAGATCTTCGTGGGCATTTCTCTGTTGTTCCTCAGACCCCATTTTTATTTGAAGGATCATTAAGGTACTTGTAGCGTCATGAACTTTGGGCCACTTGTAATGTCATGTACTTTGGTTTgttattttaatttgattCTGAATGCTGGGTcttataatttctttttgctAAAAGCGTATGTGCTGTAATACATCTTGTTTGGATAGAAGGCTTTTCTACTATCAATTTGTAAATCTGCATGTATGTCTTCCTATTTTGTAGGGACAATCTGGATCCTTTCAGGCTGAGTGATGACTTGAAAATTTGGAATGCTTTGGAGAGGTGCCATGTCAAAGAGGAAGTAGAAACAGCAGGAGGTTTGGATATGCACCTAAGCGAATCTAGGATGTCATTTTCTGTAGGGCAACGACAGCTTCTTTGCCTTGCACGTGCACTTCTTAAATCTTCAAAGGTAAGATGTTCCACAGTTTCTGCACTAACGGAGAGTGCAATAATGCTCGAGGAATAGAACAATAAAATATCCATACTGTGAATTTCCAGTTATATACGCTTTTCTTTAAATTTCTTAAATAATCAATTTTACTCGAAAGTTTTCTTGTTTCTAGTCAGTACCTTCCTTATTCAAATCTGTACAGATCAATCAGGGCATTTGTTACACCAAGGATCATTTAACATAATCAGTGGTACCGCCCTGAGCAAACCGAAATTTCTTAAATTGGACATAATTCAGATGGAAAAATACTTTTCCAAATCTCTAATCAGTCCACAAATTTTGCTGTAAATAGACAATCTGGCATTGCCTTATAAATATTTAAGTGGACATAATTTGGATGTGGTTGGGGGAGCAGTTCTGTTTCATGGTTCTTGTTGGGAACTATTTAGTTTTATTACAGATGAAAACTGACACTAGATTTTCAGGTCCTCTGTCTGGATGAGTGCACAGCTAATGTTGACAGGCAGACAGCATCTACCTTACAAAAAACCATATCTAGTGAATGCAGAGGCATGACAGTTATCACAATTGCTCACCGTATTTCCACTGTTTTGGATATGGACAATGTCATGATCCTTGATCATGGTAACCTGGTAAAGCCTCATGGATATTCAGTCTCATAGTTTTTCCATTATTATCAAATTTTGCATGAAGAGATAAATCTGTATGACACGAAAGTGAAAACCTTCTTTTGAAATGTTTATGTGGCATGTCAGCATGTGTTTGATAGTTCGATTTCGTCACCAATGGTGAATACTTCCTATCTCTATAATTATGAGCAGACATTTAATGAAACAAATCTGTCATACTCCAATTGAGAATAAAAGCTATGTGATGACTCAAAGTATATGTTTCCAACTTCCAAGTCCTTTTACTTACAAAATGTGGAAAAAGACTAAGTACCTTGCTTGCCCCCCTGTaggttgaacaaggaaatccgCAGGCTCTCCTACAAAACGAGTTCTCCCGATTCTTCAGTTTTGCTACAGCGTCTACAATGTGATTACACAACAAGTACGCTGCTGTTCTCATTGCTGACTTCTTATGATCGGGCGAGTTTGACGTACAATAGAAGCTATATTATTGCAACGTAGTACCTCTGCATAACACTGTAACGTGTCTTTGGAACCAATTAATATCTTGTTGGATATAGATAGCTACATGACTAATATGATATTAGCGTCATCTGATGATTTAATATGTATGTGACTTATCAACTGACGCTGATGGCACAAAAGTGGATGTGACCCTTTTCTTGGATTAAAGCGCATCCGAGAACGATAAATTTCACTTAGAATTTACATTATTAGTGCTTTAAAAGCCGTACATATTGATATCTGGATGGTCATCTGTGAAAAATTTGATGTTACAAACCACATGACAAGTTATCATTGATAACAAAATGATGTTATATAGTGGCCATATTCTAGTACCACGACCAATTCCATCATCAGCATGCAACTGGAAGCTAACAAATCTAAGTTACCATCTTTGCTTTATAACAAAACGTACACACAATATTGGCTAGAAATTACTTCGCTCATGTTGCTCATGTCGGtgtcttattattattattattattattattattattatttgtcAATGCGAGAATTTCATTAAAACAAACCTGTCAGTGTTTTATTTTACCCGCTTCAGCTTTGGTGCCCAACAATCTCGTCTGCCCCACAGATGTAATTTCTGTATAAATTATTGTCTAGTTTCATCATTTTTGGATAAAATTAGATTACCACTTCCGGATTAATAATAAGATGTAAGATTATGAACAACTGACATCCTGTGTAGTTCAACCATACTAAGAACATCACAAGTCCTtatttaaaacttaaaagtcACGAGGGTCGACAAAAATCATCGTCGAAGAAGGTCGAGAGTTAATCCAATCCGATGGTTGCTTGGCTTCTGTGAGCTTTTTGACACACCACATGTCCTCAGCCCATGAAAACTTTCTCCAGTGTGGGATTGCTTCTCTAACTGGGTCTCTCTGGCTCACCTCCGCCAGCACGGCAGCACATCCATGGTCATCCCTACCCACATTGTGCACGAAGTTACACAAACCCTTCATCAACCGCAACCCCTGCTTGCCCTCAGCATGTAACCCGTACATAAAATACACCCCAAACTGCTTGAAAACGTTTGGAAATGAAGGCAGTCCCAGGCATGGCAGCCATGCATCAACTAGTCTACTTCCCACGCAACATGCCTGTGTCAACTTCGACACTCCCTTCAGTTGTAGCTTGAACACTTCTCTGGTGTTCCAAACGCTCAGGATGGCAAAAGCACTAGGGGGGAATGTGCTCATCTGTGGGTTCCATTTCGGAAGATGTTTCCTGGGCAGGGCCATGAAAGTGCCCAAGTTTAGGGCACTGGATAAAATGGCATCTATATCTTCCGGGAAGAATTCAGAGTTGGCATAGATTTGACGGTATATCGACTCCGCTAGGCAGGCTGGCAGTGGAACTATGGTAATGGTTGAAGGTATTGGCTTGTAGTGAGCGTGCACTGGCTGGACTAAGATGGTGGGTGTCCGAAATTTTTGGTATGAGCATTTCAGGGTGAACAAATTGATTGAGGCCTCGTTGGTGCAGTCTGTGGCCATGTATGCATATTCTGCTCCCTTTCGCTTGCACCATTCTTCCAAATGTCTGATTAGTTTTGTACCAATACCAAGCCTCCTGTGTACGAgtaatttttcttaaaataaattaagtgTTTAAAAGAGAAACCCGTAGAAGTGTTGTTATCATTCTCAGACCAAAAAACTGAGAGCAATATTAGTATATTATGGAACATTCAAGATGCTTTATCTAGTAATGAAGAAGACAAGGGGAACCAGAATAAGTAAAAAAGCAGTGGTGGATGGCACTGTGTGGATGAGGAACAACGAAATTTATAaagattttttcttttgttcccTTACAGTCTGAATAATAAGAATTGAATAACCACATATATATGCGACGATACGAATTGATCTATTGAGCTAAATATGTCTACAAATCCCAAATTGACTTGTTTAGTTCGAAAGGGAACGTCAGTGGACAGATGTGTCAAAGCCAGGTAAGCTAGCTGCATGGTTTTATATTTTCCATGATACGAGATTACGAGCAACATAATATTTCGTTTCTCTTTTATCTGAGAATCTAATCTCTCTGTTTCTCTGAACAGTTCATTTTCTGTGGGGGTGGAATGAATGGTATTAGAATCCTTTATCTTTCTAGCTAGCTTTCACTTTCGTTCGGCTTCTTCATtgcatgagagagagagagagagaaagagagagagagagagagagagagagagagcgaccGACTGATCGAGTAACATAGTTAGTCGATCAGAAGTTCAGAACAAGCACGTACGTACAGTGTGTAAGTGATCAAATGAACTGCTGTTTTTAACTTCGACTGGTATGTTTAGGACTTTACGCGCTAAGCTGCTATAATAGTAATATAACTACAGAACATGCAgtactgagagagagagagagagagagagagagagagagagagaggaaccGGTGCGTGGGAGAGACCCTTAGTCCCAGGATATAAGCTAGCTTTACAAACTCTGAATTTCCTCTTGTTACCTTTTTTACACAACCCCTGATGACACCCACAATTTCCTTTTGTTCTCCGTACAGCAGTGCAACCTGCATGTTCAATATCATATCATTTTTTGTTCTCAACATTCGAAACCCTAATCGATTGTGAACAGATATCAAAGGATTATAGTAGTCTGACCAGCATTATGTGGGTTGGAAAATGCCGGATGCGACATTTTGGGTCACCCAAGAGATCAGTGACAAGAGAAGGCTTTCCCCGCTGCCCAACCATTTCGCACAGCCTCTCCATCTTCTCCACCGCCACCTTATCACGTTCTTCATTGTATTCTCTCACCCTCACCACCTCATCAACTGTAGCTAATGGTGAATCCTCTGCGGCTACCTTTAGCACCATAGTACTTTAACCAAGTATTAGTGTTATCTTCAGTCTGTTAACTGTGCTTCCCTATGCTTCAATTCTCTTCTATTTATAAGTAGAGGTGAGCTGTTCTCTTCTATATACAAGTAGAGGTGAGCTGATGTAGCACGCACCCACCACTATATCGATCGTCCTTTCCTTTCGTGAGTTTGACCAGATATAtattgtttcaattattggCTCGATCATCAGGTATGTGTACGTATATATCCTCTTTTCTAAAGTTGCAATAGTATAAAAACATAATACACAACCAGATATATAAACTAAttaaaagataaataaatagTTCATGGTATCTATCAGCTCGATTGCGTCAACATATGATCGATCATTATATCCTCATTATACATGAAAAAGACGATGTTGATGGTGGTGATCAGATTGATCATACAAATGACTATTATATGGTCGATGATCATCAGGTCATAAAATCATTGCAGCAGCGTATTGTCAATATATTTGATTGGGAAAATGCCATAAACATTAATTAAAAGCTAATAATTAATCACCAATTATAAAATTTGCAACTTTGATACGGATATGCAGCGATAATTAAACACATTAACGATATAAGGATTCCATTCATGAATTAATGGATAGGTGCAAAATACATCTGATTTTTCCAGAGTTGGTTGAACTTTAGTATATAAGGCAATGCTGCCCAATTATGTAAACTCTTTGACAAGGCTAGCTCTCTGTCCGTAAGCCATATATATCtcacttaaatatatataacctaGTTGGGGTTATCTATAAGTCAAAATTAACAAAAGAGCTGAGAAACATGGAGAAGATTTCTAATTTCTTACTAGCTAATTATCTCATTTTACTGTACACAAGATTCTTGTGCAAAGCTTTATAAAATGCCCAAAGAGCATGCATGATTGCAAAACCGTGTGACTCTTATAGAGACTATTGTTCCTATAAGCcatgtacatatataaaacTAGTTTCTTTTCGTACCAATTATCGGTTGAGGTAGTGAGAAGAGCATGCGAGAACCACTTGATTGTGGAGCATGTGAATGGTCATGTGTGTGTGATCATCACCACCAAAAAGAGATGACGCTCATCCACTCCACAAATATAGTACGTGTATACTTACAATTATATaaatgaataatttatataaacgTCGGAAACGaaaaaattcattattttaatgaaattattattttattgataaataaataaattattcatttattgataaattaataaattattattttatagagAGTTTTGTTCTTATTTCAGCTGAATTGATGATAGTCATTTAGTTTTAGTTTGATTACGAAAGTAAATTTGTCGTACACCCTATTATGCTCATCTCATGCCCACCATCTTAAGTAAATGTCAAGTGCTTTTTCTTAACAAATTTATAACTATAGTATATAAAAGACACTTGACATTTACTTAGGGTTGTGGGCATGATAGGGGTGGGAGACAAATTTGCTTAATTTGATTATTATGTCTATTTTTAGCTAGGATTCTATATTTATTAACTTTccaaattttttataattccatgcctataaataaatttaaaatggtaagtttaaataattattttccttaatttgtattatgaaatttattcactatttttttaaatatttgatcaattattaatcattttaactatttttttaaattctatTAGATTAATTATTACTTTGTATATTCGATGAGACCTAAAGAGatttcaaaaaaattattatcttATGCATTTAGCGAGATTCTAATAATATACACTAGTTCCGAgttaaaattggaaaaaaatattatttaattgaagttattaatttatctaaCATTCAACTATACTACGTTTCAATTGACCAAGCCAAAGGGGGCTCCTCCCTCTCCTCCGCCAAAAGATTAAGCTCATGGATGTTGTCTCCTTATTTGGAAGCTATCTTACTTCgtcctttaaatgccaaacaTGTTATTTTACACAAAAGCATTTGGACAAGAAGGCACGTTCTGAAAGGAGAGGCTAATATACCCTAATTTGGGAAAACACAATTTGTATCTGAAATTGATGGTGAGCTGGGTATCAGATTGGTTTTTAGCTAGGATTGTTGTGGACAGTGGttcaaaaacagaaaagagACACTATAACATCCAATTTCAGAATGTCGAAATTGAAAAAGGCCGAACTGATCAGAAGTTGACGCATGATGCATCCACCAAATTGGAAAGACAAATGGCACAAGTTAGTCCCGCGCGCTCCGTTTGCTTTGGATGAAACCAATGTGCATGTGCCGTCTTGCAAAATTGAAGaacatatgaaatatataGCTAGTCACAAATAGCATCGATTCGAAAGCTTCTAGATATGTCCTTCTCCCTTGAATGGATAAGGATGCAGCTAAAACATGTTATACATGTTCACTTTGCTGCCAAAATGATGGTCATTTGGTTCCTATTTAAATTTAGGTTGGATTGAACTAAAAATTGATCGAGAAAATGGAAACCTTGACTAGTTGGTGATTATAGTTTCCGATCCATGCATATACACCTACTTGCGACGTACGTAGAGtattgttttgaaattaaAGTTTCGATATATATTTTCCATGTAATAGGTAcactttgagagagagagatagagagagatgccatttcaatttttttttacttttatttttgtgaACTAGTGATTTTTCAGAAGTTATTTTAATCTGAATAGGAATGTATCGGACTATCCAAGCTTCGTTACCTTTATTATTAAGTCCTATCTAAGTATTATGAAGTAATATGACACCAATATGGTGGTGTATCGGACTGGTGTTCGATCAATTAGCCCGCAGCTTAGATATATTAGtacaaattaattatttccTTCTGAAAATAAAGATATAATTAAATGTCTGATTCTAAGATTTCATGACGTACAACCAAAGAGTTATGGTAACCATATCTTAGACACTTCATAATATTTCCACATTAGCTAGAGGCAAAGTGAAAGAAATGGTGtccttctaaaaaaaaaaaaaagtgaaagagTTGGTCTGTTGGTGTAAGGGAATGATCCTCATTACTGATGAACATAAAAAAAGACCATCAAAGCTGAGAATGAAGTTGATTGATGTTACCGATGGCGACGAGAATTATTAAGTTAATATATAAGGGAAAGGCAAGATACCCGGGAATTGATTCATTTGTCCTTTACTCCTTTACATATCACCTCTAGCTATGTTTCTATCGATCGCATGGTTCTAATTCCTCAAAGCAAATGATTGGAGTAGCTAGTCGGAGATTCCAAGTGatatgataatatatatattatttattcgaaattttattttgaaattacaaaataaatttatttattttttagttatatttttacatattttataacataatatattaatcacttctgtaaaatttcattaaatttatgtatatataaaggttcatatcattttaaaattgctctaatttttgtgttttctcAATTAATGGCAGCTCACGTACCTAATTGTATCTTAACGATATGCTTCATGGAAAGTACAGGTCGCGTATAAACCAAGTTGCAAAACTCATGAATCATTTTATCAGAAGATGACGGTACACATTCTTATAAATCATATATAAAGCAGTTAGATGGAGAATATATGTTTTCCAACAACTCTCGATTTTCAATTGCAGCTCAATACTGCTTAATATAGATGATTATCAATTTGCCATGTAAATTATGATATCCATATTGGTTAAAACGGAAATTTGTAAAGCCCCTCCTGCGAATAATATAAGCTAGAGTAGCCCGAAAAGCTAGTTGAGATAAGCGTTAGCCGAAGGCTGATTTTAATGGTGCATCAGTGCATGCATGAGTCTGCGTGCTTACTttattgaaagtttgaaaccCAGAACGCATGCAGTGTTTATAATACACTCCAAAGGGGGGAAAAGGGTAAGGCATTTTTCTTGGCACCTGGGATCACATGGGACAAGTTGTCCATCACCTGAATAATGAAGTACTCCTGCCGCCGATCAGTAGCAATGCTTCCTGCATCGAACTTCAACGAAGGACAACTACATCAGCATCTTTCATGTGAACTATTGGATATAGCATATATAACATCAATTAgtctttgatatatatatatatatatatatagttctctTTCATATCGGAGCGCTGTAATGAAATTACATATTGGAGTTCCTTATTCGTAATGCCACTTATTTTGTTCGTTTTAGGCATTTGGTGATGTTCTGAGTGAAATTGGATGTAATATATAAAATCTCATTATTTTCACTTAGGCTTAAGCAAATTGCTAGCTTTACTTATATTCTTCCCTTCGTTCCTTCTACCACCTTGCTTATTGCAATGTAGCACTGTTACTTTGAGGAACGTATTGTTATACGTACTCTTCGATCTAATTAGAAAATTTTCCCAAAGACAATGTAGCTAATTCTTATTACTCTAAGGGCAAACTTCTTGTATCTTACATATGGCCTTTAGTTCGTGAGATTACAAGTCAGACGATcttttgaccaaaaaaaaattaagtggTGCTAAATGTACAAAGTAAGTTTCTTATTATACCTAACAGATTTTGTACACCCGTATAATTACTTACTACACCTAACATTTTCTAATAATTGATagattcgattactcgagatcaatattaaccctgtaagcacgttagtagtataaagcaagagggtatcgttcacaaaccggggatccaaccagggtaaagaatcacaaacatttaacaacgaattcataagagtttaaaaggtttgatataggttcggattgagatataaaaacagaaaataaaacctaaactaatatatacatgtgatcaactaaCCAACGCATAAACATCACTAAACaaatcgtcacaagtagcttcaaaatcataatctcatcctatgcaaacaccgagccttagcggacaagtattgagtgagcaaacaacaacctaatgccgaactaggttacttagcgcatccctaactcgaaacatggccttgtaatcctatcttagcgcttagaaattacaagataacatgtctttctcaatcttaccacttcattgattcatctcttatctaattacttagcgcatcttagataacaaacggatcatggttaattcctagtgattactaacaagtcaagcatgtcacttactttaacaagttatcaaaaacacttaagaatcctatatgcaaaactaacttagcgccttgaatcacatatagttaacgcccaagaaagagaatcattaaatcattgaattataaactcacgatatctacatagaaatcatagacaacaaaatcagaactactttataacatcttgcaaaatcgtaaactacatgagagtattccacaaattcggaactagccaaaaacataaacacaacatcacacaaagaatccaaaccgaaaacataagtgtgaagaagtaacgagttacactttgtaaatctccttagcggtatcaaaacaaggcagcacggcttcaacttgaatggcaatccgaggcgtagcgctttggatcgaatggaatgaagggaagatggtgttttcgccttgaatggctttgaggatgatgagtagtgtttaaggcagagctttggctagtcttgtgagcaaggttgatgatctttttctgtggaattgagatgctatatatagaggaagaaacccaagggaggatggccacaaagtccacaaagttgaaaccaaattggttgaggtttcctagattcggcagatctgacctttgtcccttgttgtggccataactttctctagaaaatagatattgagatgattccaactggcaatttcaactagacttccgtggcttttcatccatatatcatgcactttctcagtcattctgagctgtccaggggagctcgtcaaagttggatgatctgcagtgccagaattctgatttctataaggattgcatatcttcttcctcctttaatgctgatttcttttgcacaaatttcttcctttgaattagggaggcagcaaaagtcttatttgttgcagccatgtttgatttttcttacctctcctcattaaatttgctgcatgccttctttgactttcttgcctcttgtcatttaatttgctgcatgccttctttgacattctttggtgcagggatttatggacattctgataaatatttgtgctctatatgcaggaggaacaaagtcccaagtttccctcatagcccttggatcaaaagcaaatcaacggctgagataattccgcggagttcactggacctccgagcaatgattcggtcatatctccctgtaggaataagatattgatttgattccaaatcctacataaactagactcacacagctttttatccatataaggtacgtcttctaactcgatcggagctatccaggggagcccgtcgaagttggactacgaatcttgacagcattttcattcttgcattgattgggcttttaagtgcaaatcttcttctcctttttccttgtggaactaggaagcTTTCCTTCTCAAATATGGAttggtatttcctaataagaataagtacgttagaaacaaagaaatacgaaagcatgaatcctactcgaacaaggaaacatatatcaacaaggattcttaacacttagcacgatttcatcatcaattcacttataattgatataagctctacctaaacaattattcatacaaaagaaactaaaacatactaaataagaggtaacaaagagtaagaataaggcataaacgcattaagaacgtcacactttgtgctcataTCAATAATCCCCTTCTATCAAACCCAGCATAAACACACACCGCCCCGTTCTTGTAACAAGCCCAGAAAAAATCAATTACACCCGCCTCTTCCTCAATCATCAATTATCCTACTTCCAAGTTGAAAGGATACCCTATTTGTTTCCATGTTGATTTAAAACATAGCAAACCCTTGAGCTCCAACACTACCCTTCATTCTCATATCTCGAAGCAACGTCGATGTTTCTCCACCCTAAAATGAATCCctattgtttttgttcatcCTTGTTGCTATGTTCCTAATATCAGAATCACAACTAAATGGAGAACCAAAGCTTATTGCTCATGTCAACAACGGTGAATTAAGGGATGCAGTAAATGATATGAGATCAAAGTCTCACTACGGATTCGCAATCCTCCTAAATCATATACTCTT contains:
- the LOC126800057 gene encoding probable N-acetyltransferase HLS1, producing MVLKVAAEDSPLATVDEVVRVREYNEERDKVAVEKMERLCEMVGQRGKPSLVTDLLGDPKCRIRHFPTHIMLVALLYGEQKEIVGVIRGCVKKVTRGNSEFVKLAYILGLRVSPTHRRLGIGTKLIRHLEEWCKRKGAEYAYMATDCTNEASINLFTLKCSYQKFRTPTILVQPVHAHYKPIPSTITIVPLPACLAESIYRQIYANSEFFPEDIDAILSSALNLGTFMALPRKHLPKWNPQMSTFPPSAFAILSVWNTREVFKLQLKGVSKLTQACCVGSRLVDAWLPCLGLPSFPNVFKQFGVYFMYGLHAEGKQGLRLMKGLCNFVHNVGRDDHGCAAVLAEVSQRDPVREAIPHWRKFSWAEDMWCVKKLTEAKQPSDWINSRPSSTMIFVDPRDF